GCAAtaatcattttaataatgatTTCTGCGTTTTGAAGCTGGAGGAATTCGGGAGGATAGACGAAAATTGTAAATTATTGACAACTCATGACTCGGTCGATAACTTACCATCGGATTCTACCTGTGCGTCGGAACTCCGACGTTCGCGTTACTTACGGCGAAAAAGTCAATTGTCTCACAGTGCTTTTGACACGATGCTCAGGACATTCGTATCCAATGAAGTGAAAGAGATTGATGGAGGGAGAAAGTCTTGGGTGATTTCAAGTTCAGCCGAGAGAGCGCCGGGATTTTCACTGGAAGACTTGGCAACACGATTTATTGAGGATAAGAAGGGATTCTCTTGATTCAGGGTAAAACAGAACGCTCGAGATACGGCAGACGGATCGACTCTCTACTGAAGtattaaaaatcatttgacGTAATTTAGCTTCGGTGTAGTATTTTTGAGTGATTTTTATGTACACGGTAAAACTAGCATTCAcgatatttcacgaaataacaaaaaatttttagacAAATTTTAGATTCGAGACCTAAAATTTCCTCGAAGGATGATGGGCTTGTCGATTTTCATGctaattgtaatttttttttttaattagattaataaaaatggaaaggtgccaattttatcgaaaatcgTATAGTTTTCATCATTTCCATTGTACAATATATTTAGCCAGCTTTTCTCAATCATATAcgcacggagagacttttatagcaaaaattattatgtttttatagtgTAAAACGTCGGACcatatcgatattataataataatcgctacagagtgtgtcaaataatgcaaaagtttggggaaccattgcCACAGTCCATaagaaataacgcgctgtactatatcaaaaatcaacaccgagcgaatttttattaaaaacatagtaaataatgaaacgatttgataaaaatttaggagatcgtttctctgtgctatacgaaaaattgcatagtttcgtgttttcctttttaccgcactgaattttgctcgaTAACacagcaaaattcatgcgcccaccaattattatatgaggcgttgcgagtatacACATGAAAATAAACTAGTGGcccatagtaaaatttcaagcaatcgcTTCGTTCATAAGCGGACTTTGTCAAGTAAATCtttgtcgaaaagaaaatttatttctttttggacggtgcgagtcaacgatacaaaaattttcaacatttcaccaatttgtccagtccaattcaccaatttttaataacatttcaccaaagacacgagtgacactCGGATATCGATACGTCGTTCGACGTAAGATTGtcacagacctaaattttgcctgtcgtgcATAGTAAAActtgagagaactgctttcggcatcaaaattacaatgcactttggtgaaatgtaatagaatagTGACATCCaacagcgctgctacaaaacatggcaaatttttctatgtattcatccgaaatattcgtataaaagggtggggttcaatatgtcaaataactgaattgtagaacggtcgatatttcgaaattttaaaagttgtgatatcagtttggagaaaaataagtaattcgaaattcttattcccgatcgactattcagctgatagcgtgtttaatcaaaaattccttctttgaatccttcgtatttacccgaaaatatatatttcaatagttttcatttcgaatgcaattttaacagaccatccgaatgtcaaaagttcatattttcgaattcaaaatggagagttattgttttacagacagaccagaatatagagtagcaaaaaatcgaaagtgaatttttcgagcctataaaacttagatatgcggaatagcgatagctcgaaaaggcgaaagtcaaaatggcgatgtttaaaattggagatcaccggtctgagtaagtgagtgagtgagacgcgtgtatttggagctccgctgcatttctttattttggtcgatcgattttctaacgattcgctattttgactgttcgtcgactttttggtgtttcagtatttcaacctcagtaatatttagtctttcgttattatattttcaaaattgtgaattttcacagtatcgctgactgtagtaatttatgaatcgaaagagtgatagtcgaatttttgaaaaatcgatattttagtcatcgtcctgtGGGCGAtcgttacattctattttcgatgtaaacgtgcttcgaaccttgcagtttctgctttatttattttcggcattcaaagctctagtcgaatctatttgtcttcgaaattttagtcattccaacatttgatccccaccccttCAAACGTCTCTCCGTGTATCTTTCTTTTGAGCCGTGAGATGAAATAGGCTATTTTacaccatgtaaaaaaatatataaaaatgcatgtttatgatagatttcgaaaaagtaaacgagaaacgtcaatatttattcataaaaatgcaatgtaaatgtttataatgcaattttaaaaatcgtcctttttcaaatgtctaaaacgccatccgccatattggattccaacgtgacgtcactccgatagtaaacaatctagattcttatCGCGCGttctgtgttattttgaaattttacaagttattatgtacgtttgtggacttttatcattaattttattaaaaacgcATCATGGAagacggttttgtgaaagcaaaaagtacaaatctaccaatgataaatatgttgatggtggcgatgaatccacaatttttgtggcatttttacacttgtattatcACTTTCAGGAACGAGAGACACCAATGATATCAAGAAACTCGGTAGAGTCGTCTCGGGTACTATTATAACTCATtatattcacaaatcttgttacttggtctttcgcaatcgtattgtttactaacggagtgacgtcacaaaccgaaacaacatggcggctagcgtttccgcgcgaaaattgaaaattataaataaaaaatagtttttaagacacttttcggtcttataaaatttaaataaaaattccactggtttattacgatctcaggattattttgaaagagttttcaaaaaaaggtgtaatatTCTATTGTATAGAAATTTACGTACGTGCACGAAAgtaaggaaaaaatattttcgcattgaaaaagtgacaaaaaatcgtaaaacgaTTGCAACTTGGAGTGAAAAGGTAGTCGATCGTCGACCTTAGTTTCAATAGCTTAAAATTTTAAAGAATCGGAAGTTACGCCACCAACAAAGAGGAATCGATAATTTTTCGAGGTACTTTTGGCACGAGATAAGACTCGATTTATCTCCGGCAAATGACGAACGGATatattaaatttttgaaaataaacttGCCGGAAAACCAAGCGTTGAAGTAAATAACCGGAACTCCATAGCTCATGTGCCACAAAACGTGATGTTCCGTCACGAGAGGTTGCTCAGTTTGGCAAGTAGCTTCGTACGGGTCACCTTCAACTTCTCTCTCCATGAATTCGTCGCTTCCCATTGCTTTCTTAACGTTTATTTTGGCATCGATTTCCGGAAATTCTTCCAAATAATCGCACGGTACGAACGTTTTTATTTGTCGATACAAATAAGCCTCGCCAGGAATCGACTGGTGTCAAAATTTCACATATAAATCaaccttttgtttttcaatcgaaCTCGGATCGACTATATTTTGTGGAAATTTTATTCAGGCACGTATATATGTGCTATATCGATCGTAGCGCATACCTTTTCTCCTCGGAGCTCCCAACCGTCAGATATTTCGTCAGACACGCGAACAAAACTTTCTGCATTTTCTACGAACTCTTCCCAACTCATTGTCCCCGGACCATCCAtgtcgattattttatttccacaTGTTTCTCTCCTCCAAAGTGCTACTCAGTTTCGAACCTTTCAATGGATTTCTGATATTCctgaaacaaaataaaattccgAGAAAGAAAATACACGTGCGCATGAATATTCGATGGAAACCGCTTGAGGCACTTTTGTCGCAGAAAAAAGTCTCAATTTTCGAGGACCCACTCAGCATCGGCGAATAAAGCAGTTTGCGTTCGAGTCTGTTCGACAGAATTGACGGGCGTTTCATAATTGAGATATTTGTTGTCAAGCATTCGGTGATTTGACGTGCGTGAGGAGCGCAGGAATTTCGCATTTTTCCCTGTATCGTAAAAACTGCCGTGCACACTCTGTATTATATTCTTGACGAAAAATACGTGGCCGATGAGCAAAAGTAGAGAAATTTTATAACCTAATTCAGGAACAATGATaaccgaaataaaaatattcataaaatgtATGGAAAAAGTTGTTTCTTTGGgattttctttacttttttaaatttcagctGATATTCATTGTTCCATGAATTTTCACACGAGTCATAAAACTTGTCCACACGGCTGCAGCGAGATGACGACCTTAACCCTTGAAGTATCCCCGGGGTCTGGAATACCCAGGGCTAGAAGTTCTCGTCGCGCAAAAGAtgcgcaattttttttcttaaaatccGTTACTTTCAACTTGTCAACAGTTCAGCGACGCTGGGGGCATCGCGACCCTGTGTAATTTTCACGTTGCTATGCGGAACTTTAAGGGATAAAGAATCGAATTTAGAGACGAATATCGTCCATGCGAATTCATCTCGAAGTACTTATTTTTGCTTTGAATTTGTTGTGAAATGGTTCGTAACGATATAGAATTCAGTACGAGACTGTAAAATTAGTATACGGATAAGTGATGAgctctttttatttatcaatattcgATAGACATAGGAATTTATGTGtccgtatatacatatatgctgAATACAAGGACGGCTCcgtttcataataaaaatgaaaaaggggACGCTGTTCACCTGGTAGAACAGCCAGAACGTCTCCCTATCCGACCCCTTCGTCGTACTCGTCAATTGTCGGCTATTTCACCTCGGCATTATTCGGTCACGTTCGACAGGCTTCGGTCTCTTCCCTTCTCTCGCGGCCCGCCCCCCACTGCCGACTTTTCTTGTGACCGTGTGTCACACGTTCGTGTGCGCGCGTTCGTATCTTTTTATTTGTACGCGTCGGTGCAGTCGCGTGGGTCATCGATGCGCGTGTATGTCTTCAGTTTTCCAGCCAATCGTATTTCACGCTGCATCGCAGGAACGTAGAGATCTTGGGTTCCTCCGCAAAATGcgattacaaaaaaatcttcagcGAACTATGTTTtctctttcgagaaaaaagagccATTTTTTCGACGGCTTTTTTGTGTTGGATTTTGTGGGAAATCAATATTATGTAGAGCAAAATTGAAGCGGAGTTTTCGAAAGAAATGCGTTGTGATAATTCTTcgtaatttatatttttcgcacTGCCGCATGTGCGTATAATATTGGGATTTCgaaacatcgatttttttttagctgTTTTTAAATCCCGTTTCCACGTTCGCATAATTTAATGATTGACGAGCTTATTCGTTTCAGCTTCTAATACACCGAGTACATATTCGAAGctcgttttcttttcaattgtgATTTTTGGTTGACGTTCAATGTTGATTGTCAGTTTAATTTTCATCTAATTCAAACGCGATATTGAATTCAGTAGGTACGGCGTTAGTCAAATGAACGCCGAACGCTGTATCTAGTGGAGAAGCGAAATCCAGACGAGAAAAACTGTTCtatctttttttaaatcgatcgCGGGTAATGAAATGCAGACAGCAAATACGGCTCgcgtttttttcactcgcgcCCATCGCGACCATTTGCAactttcatgaaatttcattgatgaaaagaaaaatcgttaaaaataaatctaaatCTTTTCGATCGTTTTGTCTCATCCAACAATTACATTTATGAATGTGTATCCCCCCTTGCTATACGATTAGTGATTTCACTGCAATTTTGCGTTgctgaaacaaaaattcggaaaacaaTTGTTGCAAATTGCGAGATTCACAAAACGAGAATTGCCTCAATTACTGTTTGAATTTCAGTGGAAAACGTACTCGTGTTAtcaccgaaaaaaatgaggatatTAAAATCATAAGATGAAATATATACTTCGATTGAATTCTCGCATCATTTGAAAACATTCACGGGGTGTGAGGGGGGGACGCAGCTCCCCCTGTAATTACTTCCCTGAATCGAGTTGATGGTTGCGCGCGCATGCCAACGCGAGCGTCCTGTACGTGCGCGTCTCTTGGTGAGTAAGCGCGCATGCGCAGGCCTTATACTCTCGTAAatatagagagagaaaacCAAAACAGAACACGAGTGTCGGCCATATTGTGCGAGTGTGTGCGGTGTCGTCGAACACGTAAATGTAGGATTGCGATGTGCCGTGTGTGCGCGTTCTCGCAACAGGGCAAGTGACCCTGTAGCTCGCGGGAACGATTGTATCGGTGTGCGAGGAGAGAGTGCAAGAAGGATAGAGTGAGGGGTTTCAGGAGCAGAGCGGGGAAAGGAGGTTTATTACGACTATAGGGAGAGAGGCGAGGGAGACGAGAACGCGTCGAGAGGTGTATCGAGGGATTGGGTCGCGTTCAGTGGCGTACCAAGCGGTGAAGAGACGAATTAAAAAGTAAGAGAGACGGACGAAAATTGAGCAGTGAAGTGGAGTTGGTGAGAGAAGGGGAGAGAAGAGAAGAGACGGAGTGAGGCAAAGCGAGTCTCTCGGTGAAGTAAGGTGCGACGGAGTGAAGTAAACGTACTTGATTTCAGTGTTGGTTAATTGTCGAAAAGCcataggaataaaaagaaagaacaaaaatctTCTTTCCGTGAATACCCGTGAGAGTGAATTCAGTTCGTGCTTCAAGAATCGCGAGCCGAAGCCGACTTTACGAactcggggaaaaaaatcgaacgtcTATTAAATTGCGCACACACGCGTATGCGAATAAGTACACAGAGTTGTGTACGTGAAACTAAATCGGGACTCAAATGTGCGAGGTTGACTCAAAAAAACGGAGAATTTGAAATAGATACGGAGATAGAACAGTGAGGAGGATAAGGGTCGAGTTGCGATGAATAAACGTGAAtgttaagaaaaataaatatcgttTATGATAGTAATGTTCTGTTGAATTGCATCGAGAAATCGCGTCGCCGGTAAGAACCGCAAGAGAGCGTTGCGCGTGCGCCCAAAATAAAGAACGGTGTGCGGGTgtgcgagaaagaaagagagagcaaaAGAGACTAAGCTCGTGCGTGCGTGTCCGTGTAAGTGAAATAAAACAGCGTAAACGTCGACGTCGTAGccgacgtcgtcgtcgtcctgcGATGACGACGCTCGTCGCCTGTCGTGCGGTCTCGTGTCCGCGAACGAAGCCACGCGGACTTGTCACGATACTCTAGAATCTCAACAATTCGCATCTAAttcttctgaaaaaaaaaaaacaaccaatCGGAGAAGTCGGAGGCGCagtacaaaataaaaaaattatcgacgTACCTGGGCCGAggcgtgattatttttttcgcgttTGGTTCAACTCCAACGCGCCGGTTCCGTTATTGAATTctccgcttttttttttcttttcaattgtttttcgtATTCCGACCTTTCTTACTTTCCTCTTCTGTACCCCCGCTCCCTCCTACTATTCGTATTCTCACAGCGGTGGATCTCAaaaattcgtgattttttttcacgttcgaGCATCCGGAGCCTTCAGCTCGTACTCCACCGTAGTTgactttttcctctctttctccctttttatCTTCTCGTTCTTCGCTGCTCCGCGTGTATTGTCCACGCACCATCGGCTAACTCGCGCGAAGCATTCTTACACCTCCTGCCACCCTTCCCCCTCTCCCTCGCCCGCCCGTCCGCCCCCCCTCTCTTCTCTTCCCTTTCCCCCTAACATCACTCGCGTCTTTTCGAGGCGCTCTAGCTTCGAGACTCGGCCAGATCGGCGACGTTTTACACTCGCTATCACCGGCCACAGATACCACGGTTTAGCGCCCAAGGATTAAAgagaatatacatatatttattgtATACATACAGATACATGTGTGTGCACTCGGTTTGTGCATAAATATTCCTATAAATATATGGTcaaaatatacatatacatgtgCTTCAAACGTTGAACCGCGGATAAGTGATAAAACGCGATATTTCAACGGTGcggagaagaaataaaaaaaatacaactttGGTGACGAGGCTCTCTTGTCCGCGAAGTAATCTGCGGCTATGTACGCTAAGGGAAAAGCGTCGGCTGTACCTTCGGATGGTCAAGCCAGAGAAAAGTACGTATATTTTCTTGCAATCATAATATTTCGAGAATTACAGTCTAACCAGTTATCAATTCGCATTATCTTCTTGCCGAATCTACCACATGTCAGTTATACTaatttttcgacaaatttataacgagaagCTCCTGCGTTAAATCTCGTGTTTACATGCTTTCGGTGACTATATACAAGAATGGCTGCTACCAGCGTTTATTTCGTGTTGTCGCTTTGCTCGGGGTATCGATCTATCGATTTACAAAAATAGTCACTCACTGTTCCAAGACTTTAGAAAACGTTGGGGTTCCGAAAAGCATGCGATCTACGAATTCGTGATCGCGACGGTTGACAGCTCATTGAcgcgaggatttttttttcatctccgcaTAACCGGAATATTTAACGTTTCcgagaaaaattgatgagaaTTTTGAGACTGGATGCAAAAGGGTTCGTGGAAGGTTTTTCTCTTCTTGACAGTCAAACGTCAAAATCACATGGAAACAAGAGAATCTAGAGAAATTTTACAGACTTCAAGTTATCATTTAGACTGCATGCGAGTAAATCCTTAAAATTACATCATTCGATCAGTAATCGATCAATCGGTCTCTCTCGATGGATCGAATTGACGTTTGTGATgatattcgttaaaaaaattgagctgTGCTCGACCCGCGTCCGTGAGGCCGCAGGTGCGGATCATTATTCACGTTCGCGAACCTTGGAGAGCGCCGGCAATTTCGAAAAACCCGGGGCCGAACGTGCTGTCACATTAACCGCAAAAAGTCGAGTGACAGAATCgcttgaaaaaagtttgaaaaaatcgatagaatGTTTGAGCGACCGAATGAGCATTGTCGTATCGAGAACATGCCACGAAACATAAAGTTCGGGTTCTCAAATCGCAGAGATCGCGAGTCCCGAGGAATCGAGAGGACTTTTGTGAATCCAGTGTCCCCACAAAGTAATGATAATTCCAAACGAAATAGTCCCGACCCCGCGATTAAATATTCCCCCAAATTCAACGAAAGTGTGCCACGGTCGTTATAAATAGTCCGTAAATACGTAAAACAATGTGCCCGAGAATCCATGCACACGAGACTACCAACTATCCACACAAAAACAAACGCACTCACGCATTCGCCAAGTTATGCTCAATAGGAATGAAAATAGGCGTCGAAAAACGAACTTTCTCGTCATCTCGTCCGTTTCTTCGTATTATCGCGTATCCGTACCAACGTACCGAGAGCCATAAGCGACCGTTTCGTTTGTACACATACCCACCGGTTAATACACACCTTCCTCGTCCATTCGCGTCCAAGTGTGCCTCTGCGTACATGCACGGCTATGTAAAACACAGTGTCGGACCAGTGTGCGGTACTGTCAGTCACGTAAATACACACGTGACGTCTAAACGTCGAAATGAGAACCCCTGGCTACGTTCCAGAATCACACGCGACACAACACACACTGCACACTACGAGAGCAGAGAGACGAACGAGTAGAAGAAGCAGAAGAACACGAGGAAGACGGGAGAACTATACGTGTCTACCTACACCCTAAAACCTTCCTTCTTCCAAGAttattcttctctctctctctctctctctctct
This sequence is a window from Venturia canescens isolate UGA chromosome 8, ASM1945775v1, whole genome shotgun sequence. Protein-coding genes within it:
- the Atg10 gene encoding ubiquitin-like-conjugating enzyme ATG10 — encoded protein: MDGPGTMSWEEFVENAESFVRVSDEISDGWELRGEKSIPGEAYLYRQIKTFVPCDYLEEFPEIDAKINVKKAMGSDEFMEREVEGDPYEATCQTEQPLVTEHHVLWHMSYGVPVIYFNAWFSDFPGVNQISVTKAQRAIPRDTLGYDELSQAIHPIVGTTFLYLHPCKSQELLSSMCESTNKLASWLSAVSPAALNLKLSLKYFELTRRKNSLGTDPSIN